ATCCGATGATAGAACGTATCGGCAACAAACCCCATGGAGAGAGTTACCGGACGTGGCACCATCGTCAGGTTTACCACGATGTTCGTTGAGTCGAGAGCATCTTGTCCTGCAACGGAACGATACAGAACAAAGCCAAAACGTCCGTCTCCGAACTGTGTAGGAGCGCACGTTACCTCTACAAGGATCTTGTTCTCCTTGGTAGGATTCTTTTGGAGAAGAAGCGTAGATGTAACTGTACTCTGTGACTCTTTTGGTCGGATGCTGTAGCTGAATTCTTGTGAGTGCACCTGCGCCCCAAGTTCAACAGCGATCGTATCCTTGCGGACCTGACCAACCATCATGTTGCTGAATAGTGTTGCCTTCTCTACCGGCATCCGAACACCATTGCCTAAGAAATAGACGAAGATGGTGTCAAGGGGCTTCTCGGTCTGCCGATGGATTCGCTCCAAACCAATGGAATCAACAAAGCGCCCCGTGGTCTTTGGCTGGAACGAAAAAACGAATGCAAGGGTATCGCCGCCAATGAGGACAGGCGAGCGATTGATGAGCTGGAATGGTTCATCCAGGGGCATTGTCTCGAGGACTTCCCAGCGAGAATCATCAGCAAGTTCCTTTCGAATCAAAACGACACGACGGTTGGAATCGCCGGTGAGAACGTTGCCGAACTCGATCTTCTCGTTACGGACAAGTCGGAATGCCGTACCAAAGAGTCGAAGCCGTATCTGATCGTTTGGCGGTTGTACTGCCGGAAAACGCTCAAGGATGATCTCCTCGCGGTAGTCCTTGGGATCCGTAGGCGCAAACTCCACCCGTATCCGGACCTCACCGTTTTGAATTGTGAGATCCTGCGATTTCGTCTTCATAGTGAACGGAGAATTGCACGAGTCAACAACTCGGAATTCACCAGTACCTAACAGTCCCTTTACCTGAACCTCGAGCTCCTTCCGCGTCCCAACGGGCATCGGCGGAAAGTTCATAGACTCATTGATGACACGACCCGGCTGCGCCTCTACAAGGGCAGGGATCGCACTCAGGATCAAGAAAAGAATGGTTAGGTGTTTTTGCATAGGAAGGGTTGAGGAGAAACCCATAACTCATCGAAGAGTTACTAATTACTAGTTACTAATTACTAGTTACTAATTACTAGTTACTAATTACTAGTTACTAATTACTAGTTACTAATTACTAGTTACTAATGACCGAAGACCGGTTATGGATTAAAGGGAAAACCCATGCTTGATGTCATTTATCATCAGTAACTAGTAACTGGTAACTAGTAACTAGTAACTAGTAACTAGTAACTAGTAACTAGTAACTAGTAACTGCCTTACTCCGCATACACCACACACGCCTCACCTTCCCAGTCTTGTCGGACTACCCGTCCGGAGCCTTTGATCCGTACGTCGTAGCCGGCGGCATGGAGAACGGTAACGGCGCGCCTGAGGGGGAATCCAACTACATCGGGGTGCTGTTGACCTTGTTGGGGCTGACCTTCTGCCTTTACAACGGATCCACGTTCTAGGCGGGAACCGCTGATAGGGGTCTGACGCATGACAAGTCCGATTCCGGTAGACATTTCGGCGCGCAGACCGAGTCGGCGAAGAACACTGTCTGCGGTTTGCAGCGACAGTCCACGGATATCCGGTACGATCACGGTGTCTGCCTCGGCAGAAGCGGCGATCTTCTGCTGCGTTGCCGCATCCAGTCGCAGCATCGTCATAGTCTTCTGAACAATGCGACGGAAGATGGGAGCTGCGGTTGTGCCGCCGTAGATGCTTGTTGTTGGTCTGTCCAGCATCACGATCATCGCCACGCGGGGTTTATCGGCTGGGTAATACCCTACGAATGATGCGGTGTAATTCTGTCTTCCGTATTCGCCTTGGGTAAGCTGCTGGGCTGTGCCGGTTTTCCCTGCAATGCGCACACCGGAAATGTGCGCTTCCTGGCCCGTACCGCGTTCAACTACACCAACGAGCATTTCGGTGAGGATGTGGGCTGTTCCCGGACTTATCACGCGACGGATCTGCTGGGGTGGAATCTCGGTATGAACCTTCCCATCACTGGCCAGCAGTGCCTTCACCACACGTGGCTGCATGAGAACACCGCCATTGGCAATGGCTGCATAGGCATCGAGGACCTGGAGTGCCGTTGCGCTGATCTCATAGCCAAAGGACATGTATTGTTTCGTGGAGAGGTCAAACTCGTTCGGACGTTTGAGCCTGCCACGTACTTCGCCGGGGAGGTCGATGCCGCTAGGAATACCAAAACCGAAATCGCGGACGTATTTGTAGTAGACGCGGTCGTCTAGCTTGCGCGCCAGCGATGCGAACACAACGTTTGACGATTGCTCCAATGCTCCCGCAAAAGTTGTCTGCCCAACCGGATGGTCGTCCTTGATCTGCACGCCCCCTGCCATCATCAATACTCCTGTGCCTCCATCCACCTTGTCCGTAGGAGCAAGCTTGCGCTCCTCGAGCAGCGCAGCAGCTGTGATGGCTTTCATCGTTGAGCCCGGTTCGTATTGGTCGGTTACGGCCCGAATACGAATGGCATCATCATTGGCTTTATCAAGTCTGTTGGGATCGAAT
This region of Ignavibacteria bacterium genomic DNA includes:
- a CDS encoding PASTA domain-containing protein, encoding MNDQSQPYEPIRWKSGLLTLIFSVAFMIILGRLFWVQVIEGARYRDLAKKQYESRVPLRAERGRLLDREMRDLATMMKTTSFAADPSMIEHPEMCAQLLSAAAGESAQSYMDRLRSTQARFVWLARGVNTVMFPVLDTIRDRGLIRVKEPKRSFTHGPLAAQLIGTTDVDNNGLTGLELQYDGILRGQSGFVVMQRDGRGRLRPGVDPEREAPRDGQGLQLTIDLEMQRVAEQELARGVRESGALSGTVIAIEPSTGDILAMASYPSFDPNRLDKANDDAIRIRAVTDQYEPGSTMKAITAAALLEERKLAPTDKVDGGTGVLMMAGGVQIKDDHPVGQTTFAGALEQSSNVVFASLARKLDDRVYYKYVRDFGFGIPSGIDLPGEVRGRLKRPNEFDLSTKQYMSFGYEISATALQVLDAYAAIANGGVLMQPRVVKALLASDGKVHTEIPPQQIRRVISPGTAHILTEMLVGVVERGTGQEAHISGVRIAGKTGTAQQLTQGEYGRQNYTASFVGYYPADKPRVAMIVMLDRPTTSIYGGTTAAPIFRRIVQKTMTMLRLDAATQQKIAASAEADTVIVPDIRGLSLQTADSVLRRLGLRAEMSTGIGLVMRQTPISGSRLERGSVVKAEGQPQQGQQHPDVVGFPLRRAVTVLHAAGYDVRIKGSGRVVRQDWEGEACVVYAE